The proteins below are encoded in one region of Planctopirus limnophila DSM 3776:
- a CDS encoding PAS domain-containing hybrid sensor histidine kinase/response regulator: MRFDIDIGQANQLFRQHTSRVHSTVSPATPLESQFSSDAKQVLRWVAISTIAMHGLAVLSLQGTPHWTQIVTIAHCLHFVICLLMISLVRYEPKIPRLTGPLAIGLMSLLLTISLREYTEHESPVGGLELAVNCLALVAVFRNWKSFIACGLLGLGMTVAYRQLWCGISLQEDAVSYLAPIILSTGIYVIRIRQLHHQQREDDRRSRERSQLEDALQHLRVSEVRLRTLSESVPIGIFEAGAGANCRYTNSAWRAIAGMSLEESLTHEWFEFVHEDDREAVRIGWQRGLDELEGFSGIFRNKAPDGSTGWVQIRSNPVFSDEGTTHVGTIEDITERIHAEESLKRYAEDLKRLKEIEEQNSAHLARVVEELGKAKTQAEDAARTKSEFLANMSHEIRTPMTAILGYTELLLEQPDIAPHAADSLQTIRRNADFLLEIINDILDLSKIEADKLTIESVRCSPILIANDACALMRIRARDKGLKLVVQTASNVPEFVETDPTRLRQILLNLLGNAVKFTHVGNVQLRVEYVNPQGTQTGNPDALGGLRFSVCDTGIGMTKEQIGRLFQPFTQADTSTTRKYGGTGLGLTISRRLARMMHGDIEVTSQVGVGSVFSLHIDAIKPQFSTPQFHDLQQAAVESSSAVSTTSESPAPQSIATTAPLQNLRILLAEDGPDNQKLISLILRKAGAEVMVVENGELAFQQAMDAQRSASGFDVILMDMQMPVLDGYQASAKLRAAGYRAPIVALTAHAMSSDREKCLAAGCSDYTTKPINKVRLIQLILEQVATHQNELSASSNLELVHSDG, encoded by the coding sequence ATGCGATTCGACATCGATATTGGACAGGCTAATCAACTTTTCCGCCAGCATACCTCGCGGGTTCACTCCACAGTTTCTCCAGCCACCCCCCTGGAGAGTCAGTTTTCATCTGACGCCAAGCAGGTTCTCCGCTGGGTAGCGATTTCAACCATCGCCATGCATGGTCTGGCAGTCCTGAGCCTTCAGGGCACCCCACATTGGACGCAAATTGTTACAATCGCACACTGCCTGCACTTCGTCATCTGCCTCCTGATGATTTCACTCGTTCGATACGAGCCGAAAATCCCCAGACTGACTGGCCCCCTGGCGATTGGCCTGATGTCCCTGCTCCTCACCATTTCTCTTCGTGAATATACTGAACACGAATCACCTGTGGGTGGCCTCGAACTGGCCGTCAACTGCCTGGCTCTGGTAGCAGTTTTCCGAAATTGGAAATCTTTTATCGCTTGTGGATTACTTGGTCTGGGCATGACCGTGGCCTATCGCCAGCTGTGGTGCGGAATCTCTCTTCAGGAAGATGCTGTCAGTTATTTAGCGCCGATTATTCTCTCGACTGGCATCTACGTCATTCGAATTCGTCAACTACACCACCAGCAGCGGGAAGACGATCGTCGATCACGCGAACGATCCCAATTGGAAGACGCTTTGCAACATCTGCGGGTAAGTGAAGTCCGCCTGAGGACTCTGAGTGAGTCAGTACCGATTGGTATCTTTGAAGCCGGCGCTGGAGCAAATTGCCGGTACACGAATAGTGCCTGGCGGGCGATTGCCGGGATGTCACTCGAAGAAAGCCTGACACACGAATGGTTTGAATTTGTGCATGAAGATGATCGCGAAGCCGTTCGTATCGGCTGGCAAAGAGGACTGGATGAACTGGAAGGTTTCTCCGGAATCTTTCGCAACAAAGCTCCTGATGGTTCCACAGGCTGGGTACAGATTCGCTCTAATCCTGTCTTTTCGGATGAAGGGACAACGCATGTCGGCACCATCGAGGATATTACCGAACGCATCCACGCGGAAGAATCTCTCAAACGATACGCCGAAGACTTGAAGCGACTCAAAGAAATCGAAGAGCAGAACAGCGCTCATCTGGCACGGGTGGTTGAGGAACTTGGTAAAGCCAAAACTCAGGCGGAAGATGCAGCACGGACGAAGAGCGAGTTCCTGGCCAACATGAGCCACGAAATCCGTACTCCCATGACTGCGATTCTTGGCTACACCGAACTGCTGCTCGAACAACCTGACATCGCTCCACACGCTGCCGATTCCTTGCAGACCATTCGCCGCAATGCGGATTTTCTCCTGGAGATCATCAACGACATTCTGGATCTGTCGAAAATCGAAGCTGACAAACTGACCATCGAAAGCGTTCGTTGTTCACCGATTCTCATCGCCAATGATGCCTGCGCTCTCATGCGGATTCGAGCTCGCGATAAAGGCCTTAAACTCGTTGTGCAAACCGCTTCTAACGTCCCTGAGTTTGTCGAGACCGACCCGACCCGGCTCCGCCAGATTCTACTGAATCTGCTCGGCAACGCCGTCAAGTTTACCCATGTCGGCAATGTGCAACTGCGAGTCGAATATGTGAACCCGCAAGGAACACAGACGGGAAATCCTGATGCTTTGGGTGGTCTACGATTCAGTGTTTGTGATACCGGGATCGGTATGACCAAAGAGCAGATCGGACGACTCTTCCAACCCTTTACTCAGGCGGATACCTCCACCACTCGAAAATATGGTGGCACTGGTTTAGGGTTAACCATCAGTCGTCGGCTGGCACGCATGATGCATGGCGATATTGAAGTCACCTCACAAGTCGGTGTCGGTTCGGTCTTCTCGCTGCATATCGATGCCATCAAACCTCAATTCAGTACTCCACAATTCCACGATCTCCAGCAGGCAGCAGTGGAGTCTTCATCTGCCGTTTCGACAACATCCGAAAGCCCGGCACCACAATCCATTGCCACTACGGCTCCTCTGCAGAATCTTCGAATTCTGCTGGCGGAAGATGGCCCGGATAACCAGAAACTCATCTCTCTGATTCTGAGAAAAGCCGGTGCAGAAGTCATGGTCGTCGAGAACGGAGAACTGGCATTTCAACAGGCCATGGATGCTCAAAGATCAGCCAGCGGTTTTGATGTGATCCTCATGGATATGCAAATGCCTGTTCTCGATGGTTATCAGGCATCCGCAAAACTACGCGCCGCAGGCTATCGGGCACCCATTGTGGCTCTAACAGCTCACGCCATGAGCAGTGATCGCGAAAAGTGCCTGGCAGCCGGTTGCAGCGACTACACGACGAAACCCATCAACAAAGTGCGCCTCATCCAGTTGATTCTCGAACAGGTGGCGACCCATCAAAACGAATTGTCAGCAAGCAGCAATCTGGAACTGGTTCACTCCGACGGTTGA
- the tgt gene encoding tRNA guanosine(34) transglycosylase Tgt: protein MSKFAFSLLATDPKSMARAGLWETPHGTIETPAFMPVGTAGTVKGLTPDQLAATGAKKILANTYHLALRPGPEVVADLGGLHRFFDWSGPILTDSGGFQIFSLAKLSRMTEEGVTFRSHLDGSALNLTPEKAMSIQEFLGADVIMCLDECPPADAPEEHILRAVDRTTRWAARCREAHQRSDQALFGIVQGGTIESLRIRSAEALLPFDFPGYAVGGLSVGEPPPEMYRTLEFTTPVLPVQKPRYLMGVGRPIDLIEGVLRGIDLFDCVMPTRNGRNGMAFTSTGPVRLKNARHLRDTSPLDAECPCQACQRFSRGYLRHLFMCGEMLGPILLTLHNLTFYQRLMKGLREAILEGRGIEFRASQLARWGESG from the coding sequence TTGTCGAAGTTTGCTTTTTCGCTGTTGGCGACTGATCCGAAGAGTATGGCTCGTGCCGGACTTTGGGAGACTCCTCACGGCACGATCGAAACTCCAGCCTTTATGCCTGTGGGCACAGCCGGCACGGTCAAGGGACTGACTCCTGATCAACTGGCGGCGACTGGAGCCAAAAAGATTCTGGCAAACACCTATCATCTCGCGCTACGACCTGGGCCCGAGGTTGTGGCCGACTTAGGTGGTCTGCATCGGTTTTTTGACTGGTCAGGCCCGATTCTGACAGACTCTGGCGGCTTTCAAATCTTCAGTCTGGCGAAACTATCCAGGATGACAGAAGAGGGGGTCACTTTTCGTTCTCATCTGGATGGATCTGCACTGAATCTCACACCTGAGAAGGCGATGTCGATCCAGGAGTTTTTGGGGGCGGATGTCATCATGTGTCTGGATGAATGTCCTCCCGCAGATGCGCCGGAGGAGCATATCCTGCGGGCGGTTGATCGAACGACGCGTTGGGCTGCCCGGTGCCGGGAAGCACATCAGCGGTCTGATCAGGCGCTGTTTGGGATCGTCCAGGGGGGGACCATCGAATCATTGCGAATTCGCTCGGCTGAAGCGTTATTGCCGTTTGATTTTCCGGGATATGCCGTCGGCGGGCTGAGTGTGGGCGAGCCTCCTCCCGAAATGTACCGGACACTGGAATTCACAACTCCGGTGCTACCTGTGCAGAAGCCGCGTTATCTCATGGGGGTTGGGCGCCCTATTGACCTGATTGAAGGGGTCTTACGCGGGATTGACCTGTTCGATTGCGTGATGCCCACTCGAAACGGTCGAAATGGAATGGCATTCACCAGTACTGGGCCTGTGCGGCTGAAAAATGCCAGGCATCTTCGAGATACGAGCCCACTGGATGCTGAATGTCCCTGTCAGGCATGTCAGCGATTTAGCCGGGGGTACCTGAGACATTTGTTCATGTGTGGTGAAATGCTGGGCCCGATTCTCCTGACGTTACACAACCTCACATTTTATCAGAGACTGATGAAGGGGCTGCGAGAAGCGATTCTTGAAGGACGTGGGATTGAGTTCCGAGCCAGTCAGCTTGCCCGGTGGGGTGAGTCTGGCTAG
- the yajC gene encoding preprotein translocase subunit YajC codes for MNWQSGLMIAQPAPQAAPAQGGNPTTEIWGMFVPMIIVVGLFYFLMVVPQRKEQAKRDALIKALKKNDRVVTIGGMIGHVANISADGKEITLKFGDNVRIPFRRSAIHEVLGEEVPPTDAKPV; via the coding sequence GTGAATTGGCAGTCGGGCTTGATGATTGCACAGCCAGCACCACAGGCAGCACCAGCACAAGGGGGCAATCCGACCACTGAGATCTGGGGCATGTTTGTCCCCATGATTATTGTGGTGGGCCTGTTTTACTTCTTGATGGTTGTGCCTCAGCGAAAAGAGCAGGCCAAACGGGATGCTCTGATCAAGGCGCTGAAAAAGAACGATCGAGTGGTCACCATCGGCGGGATGATCGGGCACGTGGCCAACATCTCGGCGGATGGAAAAGAGATCACCCTGAAGTTCGGTGACAACGTGCGGATTCCTTTCCGCCGCAGTGCGATTCATGAAGTGTTGGGTGAGGAAGTTCCTCCGACAGATGCCAAACCTGTTTGA